The region GCGTGGTGTAGGTCTCCCCGATTTCCAGTTCTTCGAAGTGACGTCGAAACGGATGCACTTCTTTCTCGATTTGTCGCGCGCCGGTCTGGTAGACGTCGGTGATGGCCGTCAGCATGGTAGGCGAGGCCTGCACCGCCACCCGCTGCAGGTAGTGCGCCACGCCCCGCTTGCCCCCCATCTCTTCGCCGCCCCCGGCCCGACCCGGCCCACCGTGGATCAGCATGGGCAGCGGCGACCCGTGTCCGGTACTTTCTTTTGCCACCTCGCGGTTGATGATCAGGATGCGGCCGTGGTGCGTGGCAGCGCTGACCACAAACGCCTGAGCGGTCTGCGGATCGGCTGTGGCCAGGGAACACACCAACGACCCTTTGCCCAGTTTCGTGAGCGCGATGGCTTCGTCGAGAGAGCGGTACGGCATCAGCGTCGTAACCGGGCCGAAGGCTTCCACTTCGTGGGTAGCGGTGTAACGGAACGGCTCAGGGTTGAGCAACACCATGGGCGGCAAAAAAGCCCCTCGGCTACGGTCGGCCCCCATCACTTCGAACTGTTCCAGATCGCCGTAAACCAGGGGCGTGTGGCGGGCGAGCTGCTCGACCCGGGCCCGCACTTCCTGGACCTGTGACCGCCCGGCCAGGGCCCCCATGCGCACCCCTTCCGTCTGTGGGTTGCCCAGGGTGATCTTGGCCAGTTCGCGCCCCAGCGCAATCTGTACGTCTTCCAACAGCGCTTCGGGGACGATGACACGGCGAATGGCGGTGCACTTCTGCCCGCACTTTACCGTCATCTCGTTGCGCACCTCTTTGATGAACAGGTCAAATTCGGGGGTGCCGGGCACAGCATCTTCACCCAGGACCGCCCCGTTGAGCGAGTCGGCTTCCAGGTTGAACGGCACCGACTCGTCCAGCACACGCGGGTGCGCCTTCAGCATCTTTCCTGTTTCGGCCGATCCCGTAAAGGTCACCACGTCCTGGTACGTTACGTGGCCCAGAATACCGCGGGCCGAACCACAGATGAGTTGCAAGGCTCCTTCCGGTAAGATGCCGGACGCGACGATTTCCCGCACCACGGCTTCGGTCAGAAAAGCGGTCAGGGTGGCCGGTTTCACGATGGCCGGTACGCCCGCCAGCAGATTTACGGCGATTTTCTCCAGCATGCCCCACACCGGAAAATTAAAGGCGTTGATGTGCAGCGCAACGCCCTCTTTCGGCACCAGGAGGTGATGCCCCATGAACTGCCCACCCCGCGAAAGCGTCACCGGATCGCCTTCTACATCAAAAGGTTTGTCGGGAAACTGCCGCCGCAGCGAGGCGTTCGAAAACAAGTTGCCGATGCCCCCTTCGATGTCGATCCAACTGTCGGCCCGGGTCGCCCCGCTCCGGTAACTCAGTTGGTAAAAGGCTTCTTTCTTTTCTGTCAGGTGCAGCGCCAGCGCCTTCAGCATGCGTCCTCGCTCGTGAAACGTCATGGTGCGGAGTGCCGGGTTGCCTTTCCGGCGGGCGTAGTCCAGCATCTCCCCGAAATCGAGGCCTTCGCTGCTGGCCAGCGCAATGGGCTCACCGGTCACGGCATCGTACAATTCATGATGATTTCCCGTGCCGGGTATCCAGCGCCCGAGGGCATAGTTTTCCAATGGTGGGGTCATGGGTTGGTGGTGGTTTGGTGTTCATACTACAGCGCGGGGGCTTACGTAGCCAGCACCTCCTGGCTGGTTCGGTACACGGTTCCTTTGAACAGCGCCACGCAGGTCCCGTCTTCCCGCGTCATGCGGATCTGATAAACGCCCACTTTGTACTTCAGGCTTTCTTCGCGGGCTTCCACGTAGAGCACCTCGCCGACCCGCCCGGTTTCCAGAAAGTCGATGGCCGCCTGCAGCACGACACTCAACCGGCCGTGGCTGTTGCTGGCAAACGCCAGCGCACTGTCGGCCGCCGAAAACAGGACACCGCCGTGCACCATGCCAAACCCGTTCTGCATTTCGGGGCGCACCAGAAAATGCAGACGGCAGTAGCCCGGCGCACAGGTTTCGATTTCCAGACCCAGCCACTGGCTGAAGGCGTCGTGTTGCCACATCCGGTCCTTGACTGCGTTGGCGGTGGGATCAGGCGTGGGCGACATGGGCTAAAAAATGTTGGTGCTCTTGGGCCATCCGGCGCAGCAACGGACTGGCGCGGTAGCGATCTTCGTGGTAATGGTGGTACAGGGCATCGAGCGTAGCAACCACGTGGGCCGGTCCCCAGGCGTCGGCCCAGGCCAGCAACCCCCGGGGGTAATGAACGCCCTGCGTCATGGCCAGCTCCAGATCCTCTGCCGTGGCGACCTGCCAGAAGAGCGCATCAGCCGCTTCGTTGATCAGCATGGCGACGATACGGCCCAAGATCTGTTGCCCCAGTGCCTGGTCGCGCACAGGTTCAGGAGGCGTAGCGTCTGTGGCGTAGTCATAAAACCCCCGCCCTGCCTTACGTCCCCAATACCCTGCCTCAAACAGACGCTTCTGGGTAAACGACGGCTTGTAGCGCGGATCGTAGAAAAACGCTTCGAAGACCGACGCCGTCACCCGGTAATTCACATCGTGGCCGATGAAATCCATCAGCGCGAACGGCCCCATCCGGAAGCCACCCAGTTCGGTCATGGCCCAGTCAATGGTCGGCACGTCGGCGATGCCCTCTTCCAGCAGCCGGAGGGCTTCGCCGTAGAACGGCCGCGCCACCCGGTTGACGATGAACCCCGGGGTGTCTTTCGCCAGCACAGGCACTTTGTTCCACGCCTGCATTAGCGACCGAACCTCGTCGGCCAGTCCGGGCTGCGTCTGCACCGCAGGCACTACTTCGACCAGCGGCATGAGGGGCGCAGGGTTGAAGAAGTGGATGCCCAGAAAACGCTCTGGATGCCGACAGGCCGACGCCAAGGCCGCGATGGAGAGCGACGAGGTGTTGCTGGCCACGATGCACGTGTCGGTCAGGTGCGGCGTCAACGCCTGCAACAGCGCCT is a window of Catalinimonas alkaloidigena DNA encoding:
- a CDS encoding 3-hydroxyacyl-CoA dehydrogenase NAD-binding domain-containing protein, with translation MPLTRTTAVGLVGGGAMGAGIAQVALAAGHRVYLHDQRDAALQHAARAIRSGLEKWRDKGKLTAEEATAAENRLHLTSELAELAACGLVMEAIVEDLTQKQALLQALTPHLTDTCIVASNTSSLSIAALASACRHPERFLGIHFFNPAPLMPLVEVVPAVQTQPGLADEVRSLMQAWNKVPVLAKDTPGFIVNRVARPFYGEALRLLEEGIADVPTIDWAMTELGGFRMGPFALMDFIGHDVNYRVTASVFEAFFYDPRYKPSFTQKRLFEAGYWGRKAGRGFYDYATDATPPEPVRDQALGQQILGRIVAMLINEAADALFWQVATAEDLELAMTQGVHYPRGLLAWADAWGPAHVVATLDALYHHYHEDRYRASPLLRRMAQEHQHFLAHVAHA
- the paaZ gene encoding phenylacetic acid degradation bifunctional protein PaaZ is translated as MTPPLENYALGRWIPGTGNHHELYDAVTGEPIALASSEGLDFGEMLDYARRKGNPALRTMTFHERGRMLKALALHLTEKKEAFYQLSYRSGATRADSWIDIEGGIGNLFSNASLRRQFPDKPFDVEGDPVTLSRGGQFMGHHLLVPKEGVALHINAFNFPVWGMLEKIAVNLLAGVPAIVKPATLTAFLTEAVVREIVASGILPEGALQLICGSARGILGHVTYQDVVTFTGSAETGKMLKAHPRVLDESVPFNLEADSLNGAVLGEDAVPGTPEFDLFIKEVRNEMTVKCGQKCTAIRRVIVPEALLEDVQIALGRELAKITLGNPQTEGVRMGALAGRSQVQEVRARVEQLARHTPLVYGDLEQFEVMGADRSRGAFLPPMVLLNPEPFRYTATHEVEAFGPVTTLMPYRSLDEAIALTKLGKGSLVCSLATADPQTAQAFVVSAATHHGRILIINREVAKESTGHGSPLPMLIHGGPGRAGGGEEMGGKRGVAHYLQRVAVQASPTMLTAITDVYQTGARQIEKEVHPFRRHFEELEIGETYTTHRHTVTDADITNFANVSGDHFYAHTDVTSLEGTLFTGRVAHGYYILSKAAGLFVDPRKGPVLLNYGIDTCRFTKPVYPGMTIGARLTVKEKINQEKRDADDVSKGIVRWLVDVYDETGETVALATILTMVKKRAQ
- a CDS encoding hotdog fold thioesterase produces the protein MSPTPDPTANAVKDRMWQHDAFSQWLGLEIETCAPGYCRLHFLVRPEMQNGFGMVHGGVLFSAADSALAFASNSHGRLSVVLQAAIDFLETGRVGEVLYVEAREESLKYKVGVYQIRMTREDGTCVALFKGTVYRTSQEVLAT